In Deltaproteobacteria bacterium, the genomic stretch GCGGACGAGCTGCCGTTCGATCGCGAGATCGCTCGCATCGCGCTCGGCCGGGGCATGACGAACCACCCAACCGACGTCCTGGCAGCGCTCGACCGGGGGCAGCTCGGCCGCGAGCAGCAGTGCCTTGCCGACGAACTTCCGGTCGGCCTCACGCGCGACCTCGAGAAGCGCCGCGAGCGACTCGGCCTCGAGGTCCAGACAGTCGCGCATTCCGGCGACGATCGCAGGGGGCTGCGTGCCGTCCAGCCCCGCACGGCACGCATCGACGCGCGCGGCGGACCAGCGTGCGGCATAGTCGTCGATGGCGGGCGAGAACTTCGCGATCGTCGGGGTCGCAAACGGCACCTCGGTGGTGCGCATCGCGGTCTCGACCTCGGCACGGATGCGATCGTCCCAGTGCTCGTCGATGGCATCGCCCTCGCGATCGCAACCTGCGAGCGCGCGCACGTGGGCGATCCGCCACGCCGCCGCGCCGCCGCCGGCGAGCGCGAGCAACCCACCCACCGCCAACCAACGTCGACGGCGCTGTCGCGGATCGCGGGCGAGGGCAGCGAGCAGCGCATCGAGATCTTCGAAGCGGTCGGCCGGCGCCAGGGCAAGCCCGCGATCGAGCACCCGGCGTACGAACGTGGGAACGCCAGTCGCGAGCTTCGGTTCGACACGTCGGCCCGAGAGCACCGCGGCCGCCAGTTCGGGCAGCGAACGCGCGGCGAACGGACGACTGCCGTACACGCCCTCCCACAGCGCCACGCAGAAGCTGAACTGATCCGAGCGGGGATCGATCGGCATGCTCTGGAACTGCTCGGGGGACATATACGCTGGCGTACCCACCGTCGTGCCGGTGCGCGTCAGATCGGTGGCGAGCGCGTCGGTGCGCGGCCGCGGCCCGTCGCTCGTGATCTCGTCGACGTGCTGCACCCGCACGAGCCCGAAGTCCATGACGAGCACGCGACCGTCGTCGCCGACCATCACGTTGTCGGGCTTGAAGTCGCGATGCACGAGCCCCTTGCGATGCGCGGCCGCGAGTCCGCGTCCGGCCTGCATCATGACGGCGATCACCTCGCTCCACGTGCGCGGACTCGCCTGCAGCCACTGCCGGAGCGTCACGCCCTGCACCAGCTCCATCGCGAGAAACACCTGGCCCTCGTGCGTGCCGACGTCATGCACGGCGATGACATTGGGGTGGCTCACCCGCGCCATCGCCTGGGCCTCGCGCAGCAGTCGATCGTCGACGCCGGGGCTGGCGGCCGCCTGGTCCTCGTCGCCGAAGAGCCGATGCATGAGCCGCCCCAGCACGCGGGCCTCGCCGAGCTCCGCATGCAGTCGATGCAGCAGTTTGAGCGCGACCCGGCGGTCGAGCTCGGGATCGTACGCCGCATAGACGGTCCCCATGCCGCCCGCACCGAGCCGATCGAGCACCACGTAGCGACCGATCGTCTGGCCGCGCGCGAAGCCCTCGCCGCGTGGGCGGGCACCGGTGCCGTCGGCCGGCCCCGAGCCTTTGGTCGTCTCGGTCTCGCCGCTCACATGCTTCCGCCCGCTTCGCGCTGCCCGCTGGCTGTCGTCGGGCGCTCGGCAACCTGTGCGGGACGCCGGTCGCTCGAGCGTACCAGGGTTGTACGCGGCCGCGGCACCAACCCCACCGCGCCGCCGCTCCCCACGGCGCATCGCACGGATCGGCTCGCGCCATCGAGCCACGCATGGACGCGACGCGGAGCGACGCGGCCGGCTTCGGGTAACATCGCCGCCCCGAGGGAGAGCCGACGATGCGCAAGGTGACGCCGTTTCTGATGTTCGACGACCAGCTCGAAGCCGCGATGGCGTTCTACACCGCCACGTTCCCGGACTCCGAGATCAAGAACGTCGCGCGCACCGGCGCAGATGGGCCGGTCAGTTCCGCGGAGTTCGTCGTCGGTGGTCAGGCGTTCATGGGCTACAACGGCGGGCCGTACTTTTCGTTCTCGGAGGGTTTCTCGCTGTACGTCGACTGCGAGGACCAGGCCGAGGTCGATGCGTACTGGAACAAGCTCGTCGAGGCCGGCGCCACGCCGACCCAGTGTGGTTGGATCAAGGACCCGTTCGGCGTCACCTGGCAGATCGTGCCGCGGCGCTTCACCGAGCTCATCCGCGACGCAGACCGGAAGAAGGTCAAGGCCGTAATGGACGCGATGTTGACCATGGTGAAGCTCGACGTCGCGGCGCTCGAGCGCGCCTACGACGAGGCGTAGCCCGCCGCACCGAACCGGCCTCGATGACGTGGGTCACCCTTCATCCGGGAACCCGCGGGCGCGCCGGTGGTCGTTGGTCCCGATGCGACTGGGTGCTGGCCTGCTCCTCGTGCTCACGAGCTGCTCCGCGGTCGCGTCGCCGAGCTCGCCCGACGACGTGCCGACGGCGGACGCCGACGTGCTCGCAGTGGGCAGCACCTACGCGAGCGCAGGATTCCCGGAGACCGCCGGTCGACCTTGGGTGGTGCGCGTGGAGCAGGTGCCCGGGCGCGCGAGCGCCTGTGTCGAAGGGATCCTGGTGCGATCGAGCTTGGGGGACGAGCTGTTGTTGACCCCGAATCTCGAGGTCGACTGGGAACCCAGCCTGCCGGCACGGGTGCCGCCGTGGCTGCGCACCGCCTCGCCGGTGGGGACGGACGAAGCCTTCGATCCGGTGCCCCGCGTGGCGCGTGCGGGGCGTGCACGCGAGGACGTGACGATCCACGAGGTGCGACTCGATGCGACGGCGGAGCTCTCGGCGCCCCTGCGCGGTGCAACGCCGGCGTGGACGCTCCTCGGTTGCGGCGGTGAACCGCCCGGCGGCGCCTACCGGCCGCTGGTGCTGGCGGCGTGGGCCATGGCCGCGGGGCAGCGGCAGCTGGCCGCCGACCTCGAGCGCACCAGCACAATCGACGCGCGTCGGGGATTCGCCGACCACCTCGCCACGCAGGTGGCCATCGAGGCCGCATCGGCGTTCGCATCGTTCGCGCCGCGGCCGTACGTCATCGGGCGGCTCGCGCGGGTCGTCGCGTTGGCGCCACGATCCTCGGCGGCGAAGTGGGCGAGCGACATGGCGGCGCGAATCGGCCACGATCCTCGTCCGGACGGTACTGGTCTGCAGGCGGACGCGGCGTTGCTGGCGGACGATCACGGATCAGGCGTGATCGGCCCCGAGCTGCGTTCTCCGTTCGCCGAGCTGACGCGTGCGCGATGGCGAGGACTGCCCTGGCTCGTGGCTCGGCTCGGTGACGCGACGCCCACGCGCGATGCGTATTTCTCGGATGGGGGGCGGATCCCGCGGTTTCGCACGGTCGGAGAGAAAGCACACCAGGCGATCGAGCGAATCGCCGGCCGGCGATTCGCCGA encodes the following:
- a CDS encoding tetratricopeptide repeat protein, which translates into the protein MSGETETTKGSGPADGTGARPRGEGFARGQTIGRYVVLDRLGAGGMGTVYAAYDPELDRRVALKLLHRLHAELGEARVLGRLMHRLFGDEDQAAASPGVDDRLLREAQAMARVSHPNVIAVHDVGTHEGQVFLAMELVQGVTLRQWLQASPRTWSEVIAVMMQAGRGLAAAHRKGLVHRDFKPDNVMVGDDGRVLVMDFGLVRVQHVDEITSDGPRPRTDALATDLTRTGTTVGTPAYMSPEQFQSMPIDPRSDQFSFCVALWEGVYGSRPFAARSLPELAAAVLSGRRVEPKLATGVPTFVRRVLDRGLALAPADRFEDLDALLAALARDPRQRRRRWLAVGGLLALAGGGAAAWRIAHVRALAGCDREGDAIDEHWDDRIRAEVETAMRTTEVPFATPTIAKFSPAIDDYAARWSAARVDACRAGLDGTQPPAIVAGMRDCLDLEAESLAALLEVAREADRKFVGKALLLAAELPPVERCQDVGWVVRHAPAERDASDLAIERQLVRVDALQAAGRAEPALAMAEGLLADAEAHGDPALIVRSRARVGALLERVGRHEDAERELTQAVLAAVELGEDAEAADAARRLAVVVALRLVRPAEGQLWARWAESLVERLGEEGDLRGARMHNELGVMARDLGRLDDALAHHTRALAILRERLGPEHPDVALSLNNLGTTLVDLGRLDDALASYEQARAIFVATFGEDHPDVANALSNEAEVYWRRGDLEQAAALMARVLAVNEAAFGPDHPRVAQSLTNLGVVTRSAKRPADAARQLERAVAIFERALGPDHPELANALGNLGDAERALGRLDDALAHHRRALAIIEEKLGPAHTLLPPILVGLGNDELAFGRPAAALAHFERARTLLAKTQPDHPDLGAVLLDLCTAQLQLGDADAALATAREAQERLDRGGASADQRATARRRLAEATWASGGSRSDVDELARAAQALYDPAAPERAEIDAWLATLVRP
- a CDS encoding VOC family protein, which codes for MRKVTPFLMFDDQLEAAMAFYTATFPDSEIKNVARTGADGPVSSAEFVVGGQAFMGYNGGPYFSFSEGFSLYVDCEDQAEVDAYWNKLVEAGATPTQCGWIKDPFGVTWQIVPRRFTELIRDADRKKVKAVMDAMLTMVKLDVAALERAYDEA